A section of the Felis catus isolate Fca126 chromosome B2, F.catus_Fca126_mat1.0, whole genome shotgun sequence genome encodes:
- the LOC101100389 gene encoding olfactory receptor 11A1 — MEMVALENQTITEFVLLGFHDVAELHLVFFVVLTIVYVSIVMGNVLIVVAVVSSRSLHTPMYFFLANLSFLEILYTSTVVPKMLEGFLQEAAISVAGCLLQFFIFGSLATAECFMLAVMAYDRYLAICYPLRYPLLMGPRGCLGLVVIAWLSGFMVDGLVVALMGQLRFCGPNHIDHFYCDFMPLMGLACSDPSVAQMTTFILSVVCLTVPFGLILTSYARIVVTVLKVPAGAQRLKVFSTCSSHLVVVSTFYGTLMVLYIAPSAVHSQLVSKVFALLYTVVTPLLNPVIYTLRNKEVHHALRRLLYIKLTKTLS, encoded by the coding sequence ATGGAAATGGTTGCTCTGGAAAACCAAACTATCACTGAATTTGTCCTCCTTGGTTTCCATGATGTAGCTGAGCTGCATCTCGTTTTCTTTGTTGTGCTCACCATTGTCTACGTGTCCATCGTCATGGGGAATGTGCTGATCGTCGTGGCGGTGGTTAGCTCACGGAGTCTCCACAcacccatgtatttcttcctggcTAACCTGTCCTTCCTGGAGATCCTCTACACCTCCACAGTGGTGCCCAAAATGCTAGAGGGCTTCTTGCAGGAAGCGGCCATCTCTGTGGCTGGTTGCTTGCTGCAGTTCTTTATCTTCGGTTCTCTAGCCACGGCTGAGTGCTTCATGCTGGCTGTCATGGCCTATGATCGCTACCTGGCAATCTGCTATCCTCTCCGCTACCCACTCCTGATGGGACCCAGGGGGTGCTTGGGGCTGGTGGTCATAGCTTGGCTCTCTGGCTTCATGGTAGATGGACTGGTTGTGGCCCTAATGGGCCAGCTGAGGTTCTGTGGCCCCAACCACATTGACCACTTTTACTGTGACTTCATGCCCTTGATGGGCCTGGCCTGCTCGGATCCCAGTGTGGCCCAGATGACAACATTCATTCTGTCTGTGGTCTGCCTCACTGTCCCCTTTGGGCTGATTCTGACATCTTATGCCCGGATCGTGGTAACTGTGCTCAAAGTCCCTGCTGGGGCCCAGAGGCTAAAGGTtttctccacctgctcctcccacctggTGGTGGTGTCCACCTTCTATGGAACTCTCATGGTCTTGTACATTGCACCCTCTGCTGTCCATTCCCAACTTGTCTCCAAGGTCTTCGCCCTGCTCTACACTGTGGTCACCCCTCTTCTCAATCCTGTGATCTACACCCTGAGGAACAAGGAGGTTCATCATGCATTGCGGAGACTTCTGTACATTAAGCTCACCAAAACACTCAGTTGA
- the LOC105260533 gene encoding olfactory receptor 12D2, which yields MLNQTSVTAFLLLGVTDIQALQPYLFVVFLAIYMVSVVGNGAVLLVVVSDPRLHLPMYFFLGNLSCLDICYSTVTLPKMLENFFSTRKAISFLGCISQLHFFHFLGSTEAMLLAVMAFDRFVAICRPLHYSVIMNYQLCTRMAVTVWTIGFFHALLHSMMTSRLNFCGSHQIHHFFCDVKPLLELACGNTELNQWLLNTVTGTIAMGPFFLTLLSYFSIIISLFSKTHSCSALRKALSTCASHFMVVILLYAPVIFTYISPTSGSSMDQDQVAAIMYTVVTPMLNPLIYTLRNKDVKAALSSVFTRRGDLNTSRAHF from the coding sequence ATGCTGAATCAAACCTCAGTCACTGCATTTCTCCTCCTGGGAGTCACAGACATCCAAGCACTGCAGCCTTATCTCTTCGTGGTTTTCCTTGCAATTTACATGGTCAGTGTGGTTGGCAATGGAGCAGTCCTCCTGGTTGTCGTCTCTGATCCAAGACTCCATTtacccatgtatttcttcctgggAAATCTGTCGTGTCTAGATATCTGCTACTCCACGGTGACACTGCCAAAGATGCTGGAGAACTTCTTCTCTACACGCAAGGCAATTTCCTTCTTGGGATGCATAAGCCAGCTTCACTTCTTCCACTTCCTGGGCAGCACGGAGGCCATGCTGTTGGCTGTGATGGCCTTTGACCGCTTTGTGGCCATCTGCAGGCCACTGCATTACTCTGTCATCATGAATTACCAGCTCTGCACCCGGATGGCTGTCACAGTCTGGACCATTGGTTTTTTCCATGCCCTGTTGCACTCCATGATGACCTCCCGCTTGAACTTCTGTGGTTCTCATCAGATCCATCACTTCTTCTGTGATGTCAAGCCTTTGCTGGAGTTGGCCTGCGGGAACACGGAGCTCAACCAGTGGCTTCTCAACACGGTTACCGGGACCATTGCCATGGGCCCCTTCTTCCTAACACTTCTCTCCTACTTCTCCATAatcatctctcttttctccaaGACCCACTCCTGTAGTGCGCTCCGCAAAGCACTGTCCACGTGTGCCTCTCACTTCATGGTGGTCATTCTTCTCTATGCTCCTGTTATCTTCACTTACATATCTCCTACCTCAGGCAGCTCCATGGACCAGGACCAGGTCGCTGCCATCATGTACACTGTGGTCACTCCTATGCTGAACCCACTGATCTATACACTGAGGAACAAGGACGTGAAGGCTGCCTTGAGTAGTGTCTTCACAAGGAGGGGCGACCTGAACACATCTAGAGCACACTTCTAA